Proteins encoded in a region of the Zerene cesonia ecotype Mississippi unplaced genomic scaffold, Zerene_cesonia_1.1 Zces_u004, whole genome shotgun sequence genome:
- the LOC119838647 gene encoding 6-phosphofructo-2-kinase/fructose-2,6-bisphosphatase isoform X3, translated as MDLEDNRAEGWKYLNKQYFGDGERANYVNIPHVIAMVGLPARGKTYISKKLSRYLNWIGINTRVFNLGEYRRHATTAYTSHEFFRADNKEAMAIRQQCALDALHDVCEWLVKGGEVAVFDATNSTMERRRMIRDIVVHKMGFKLFFVESICDDPRIIEQNIMEVKVSSPDYTNIQNTDNVLNDFLLRIEHYKEKYEPLDESLESECSFMKIYDTGEKVVVHKHEGHIQSRIVYYLMNIHIVPRTIYLTRHGESAHNLVGRIGGDSALSARGRQYARALAGYIEQQRIPGLRVWTSWMKRAIQTVTDVRAPQERWKALNEIDAGICEEMTYAEIQEKYPTDFNARDANKFAYRYPRGESYEDLVARLEPVIMELERQGNVLVVSHQAVMRCLLAYFLDKSAEELPYLHVPLHTVIKLTPVAYGCREEHIKLSVDAVDTHRPKPSDEDDAAIENNVIPAPPIKPPVPPILNGDANGEDKDNQH; from the exons ATGGATCTAGAAGATAATCGTGCTGAAGGctggaaatatttaaataaacagtatttcGGTGATG GTGAAAGGGCCAACTATGTAAACATTCCCCACGTTATCGCGATGGTAGGGCTGCCTGCGCGCGGTAAGACGTATATCTCAAAGAAACTGTCACGGTACCTCAATTGGATTGGAATAAATACCAGGG TGTTCAACCTCGGCGAGTACAGACGCCACGCGACCACAGCGTACACGAGCCATGAATTCTTCCGCGCTGACAACAAGGAGGCGATGGCCATCCGGCAGCAGTGCGCGCTGGACGCGTTGCACGACGTGTGCGAATGGCTGGTTAAGGGGGGGGAGGTGGCT gtGTTCGACGCGACAAACTCGACGATGGAGCGGCGGCGGATGATACGCGACATAGTCGTGCACAAAATGGGCTTTAAACTGTTCTTTGTGGAATCCATCTGTGATGACCCTAGGATTATCGAGCAGAATATTATG gaAGTTAAAGTGAGCAGTCCAGActacacaaacatacagaacACGGACAACGTCCTAAACGATTTTCTCCTACGCATTGAACACTACAAGGAGAAGTACGAACCGCTCGACGAAAGTCTGGAGTCCGAGTGCAGTTTCATGAAGATATACGACACCGGTGAGAAGGTGGTGGTCCATAAACACGAGGGTCACATACAGAGCAGGATTGTTTACTACCTGatgaatatacatatagtgCCGAGAACTATTTATCTGACAAGG CACGGCGAGAGCGCGCACAACCTGGTGGGGCGCATCGGTGGGGACAGCGCGCTGTCGGCGCGCGGGCGGCAGTACGCGCGCGCGCTCGCCGGCTACATCGAGCAGCAGCGCATCCCGGGCCTGCGCGTGTGGACCTCGTGGATGAAGCGCGCCATCCAGACTGTTACCGACGTGCGCGCGCCGCAGGAGCGCTGGAAGGCGCTCAACGAGATCGACGCG GGCATATGCGAGGAGATGACGTACGCAGAAATCCAGGAGAAATACCCAACGGACTTCAACGCGAGGGACGCCAACAAGTTTGCATACCGGTACCCTCGGGGAGAGAGCTACGAGGATCTGGTGGCCAGGCTGGAGCCCGTCATCATGGAGCTGGAGAGACAGGGCAACGTGCTGGTGGTCTCCCACCAGGCGGTGATGAGGTGCCTGCTGGCGTACTTCTTGGATAAGTCCGCTG AAGAGCTCCCCTACCTCCACGTACCGCTCCACACCGTGATCAAGCTCACGCCAGTCGCGTACGGGTGTAGAGAGGAGCACATCAAGCTGTCCGTCGATGCCGTGGACACGCACCGGCCGAAACCCTCT GATGAAGATGACGCTGCCATCGAAAATAAT GTGATACCAGCCCCGCCTATAAAGCCTCCAGTGCCGCCAATTTTGAACGGCGACGCGAACGGCGAAGATAAAGACAATCAACATTAA
- the LOC119838647 gene encoding 6-phosphofructo-2-kinase/fructose-2,6-bisphosphatase isoform X1: protein MDASNGPSLRLRGGVNTNCESKKHELNMCTSAMSPETQRLLPPTSETIMTKPFPIRGERANYVNIPHVIAMVGLPARGKTYISKKLSRYLNWIGINTRVFNLGEYRRHATTAYTSHEFFRADNKEAMAIRQQCALDALHDVCEWLVKGGEVAVFDATNSTMERRRMIRDIVVHKMGFKLFFVESICDDPRIIEQNIMEVKVSSPDYTNIQNTDNVLNDFLLRIEHYKEKYEPLDESLESECSFMKIYDTGEKVVVHKHEGHIQSRIVYYLMNIHIVPRTIYLTRHGESAHNLVGRIGGDSALSARGRQYARALAGYIEQQRIPGLRVWTSWMKRAIQTVTDVRAPQERWKALNEIDAGICEEMTYAEIQEKYPTDFNARDANKFAYRYPRGESYEDLVARLEPVIMELERQGNVLVVSHQAVMRCLLAYFLDKSAEELPYLHVPLHTVIKLTPVAYGCREEHIKLSVDAVDTHRPKPSDEDDAAIENNVIPAPPIKPPVPPILNGDANGEDKDNQH from the exons ATGGACGCGTCCAACGGCCCGTCGCTGCGTTTACGCGGCGGCGTCAACACAAACTGTGAGAGTAAAAAACATGAATTGAACATGTGCACCAGTGCTATGTCGCCGGAGACGCAACGGCTGCTGCCGCCGACTTCGGAGACGATCATGACGAAACCGTTTCCCATACGAG GTGAAAGGGCCAACTATGTAAACATTCCCCACGTTATCGCGATGGTAGGGCTGCCTGCGCGCGGTAAGACGTATATCTCAAAGAAACTGTCACGGTACCTCAATTGGATTGGAATAAATACCAGGG TGTTCAACCTCGGCGAGTACAGACGCCACGCGACCACAGCGTACACGAGCCATGAATTCTTCCGCGCTGACAACAAGGAGGCGATGGCCATCCGGCAGCAGTGCGCGCTGGACGCGTTGCACGACGTGTGCGAATGGCTGGTTAAGGGGGGGGAGGTGGCT gtGTTCGACGCGACAAACTCGACGATGGAGCGGCGGCGGATGATACGCGACATAGTCGTGCACAAAATGGGCTTTAAACTGTTCTTTGTGGAATCCATCTGTGATGACCCTAGGATTATCGAGCAGAATATTATG gaAGTTAAAGTGAGCAGTCCAGActacacaaacatacagaacACGGACAACGTCCTAAACGATTTTCTCCTACGCATTGAACACTACAAGGAGAAGTACGAACCGCTCGACGAAAGTCTGGAGTCCGAGTGCAGTTTCATGAAGATATACGACACCGGTGAGAAGGTGGTGGTCCATAAACACGAGGGTCACATACAGAGCAGGATTGTTTACTACCTGatgaatatacatatagtgCCGAGAACTATTTATCTGACAAGG CACGGCGAGAGCGCGCACAACCTGGTGGGGCGCATCGGTGGGGACAGCGCGCTGTCGGCGCGCGGGCGGCAGTACGCGCGCGCGCTCGCCGGCTACATCGAGCAGCAGCGCATCCCGGGCCTGCGCGTGTGGACCTCGTGGATGAAGCGCGCCATCCAGACTGTTACCGACGTGCGCGCGCCGCAGGAGCGCTGGAAGGCGCTCAACGAGATCGACGCG GGCATATGCGAGGAGATGACGTACGCAGAAATCCAGGAGAAATACCCAACGGACTTCAACGCGAGGGACGCCAACAAGTTTGCATACCGGTACCCTCGGGGAGAGAGCTACGAGGATCTGGTGGCCAGGCTGGAGCCCGTCATCATGGAGCTGGAGAGACAGGGCAACGTGCTGGTGGTCTCCCACCAGGCGGTGATGAGGTGCCTGCTGGCGTACTTCTTGGATAAGTCCGCTG AAGAGCTCCCCTACCTCCACGTACCGCTCCACACCGTGATCAAGCTCACGCCAGTCGCGTACGGGTGTAGAGAGGAGCACATCAAGCTGTCCGTCGATGCCGTGGACACGCACCGGCCGAAACCCTCT GATGAAGATGACGCTGCCATCGAAAATAAT GTGATACCAGCCCCGCCTATAAAGCCTCCAGTGCCGCCAATTTTGAACGGCGACGCGAACGGCGAAGATAAAGACAATCAACATTAA
- the LOC119838647 gene encoding 6-phosphofructo-2-kinase/fructose-2,6-bisphosphatase isoform X2 has protein sequence MDASNGPSLRLRGGVNTNCESKKHELNMCTSAMSPETQRLLPPTSETIMTKPFPIRGERANYVNIPHVIAMVGLPARGKTYISKKLSRYLNWIGINTRVFNLGEYRRHATTAYTSHEFFRADNKEAMAIRQQCALDALHDVCEWLVKGGEVAVFDATNSTMERRRMIRDIVVHKMGFKLFFVESICDDPRIIEQNIMEVKVSSPDYTNIQNTDNVLNDFLLRIEHYKEKYEPLDESLESECSFMKIYDTGEKVVVHKHEGHIQSRIVYYLMNIHIVPRTIYLTRHGESAHNLVGRIGGDSALSARGRQYARALAGYIEQQRIPGLRVWTSWMKRAIQTVTDVRAPQERWKALNEIDAGICEEMTYAEIQEKYPTDFNARDANKFAYRYPRGESYEDLVARLEPVIMELERQGNVLVVSHQAVMRCLLAYFLDKSAEELPYLHVPLHTVIKLTPVAYGCREEHIKLSVDAVDTHRPKPSVIPAPPIKPPVPPILNGDANGEDKDNQH, from the exons ATGGACGCGTCCAACGGCCCGTCGCTGCGTTTACGCGGCGGCGTCAACACAAACTGTGAGAGTAAAAAACATGAATTGAACATGTGCACCAGTGCTATGTCGCCGGAGACGCAACGGCTGCTGCCGCCGACTTCGGAGACGATCATGACGAAACCGTTTCCCATACGAG GTGAAAGGGCCAACTATGTAAACATTCCCCACGTTATCGCGATGGTAGGGCTGCCTGCGCGCGGTAAGACGTATATCTCAAAGAAACTGTCACGGTACCTCAATTGGATTGGAATAAATACCAGGG TGTTCAACCTCGGCGAGTACAGACGCCACGCGACCACAGCGTACACGAGCCATGAATTCTTCCGCGCTGACAACAAGGAGGCGATGGCCATCCGGCAGCAGTGCGCGCTGGACGCGTTGCACGACGTGTGCGAATGGCTGGTTAAGGGGGGGGAGGTGGCT gtGTTCGACGCGACAAACTCGACGATGGAGCGGCGGCGGATGATACGCGACATAGTCGTGCACAAAATGGGCTTTAAACTGTTCTTTGTGGAATCCATCTGTGATGACCCTAGGATTATCGAGCAGAATATTATG gaAGTTAAAGTGAGCAGTCCAGActacacaaacatacagaacACGGACAACGTCCTAAACGATTTTCTCCTACGCATTGAACACTACAAGGAGAAGTACGAACCGCTCGACGAAAGTCTGGAGTCCGAGTGCAGTTTCATGAAGATATACGACACCGGTGAGAAGGTGGTGGTCCATAAACACGAGGGTCACATACAGAGCAGGATTGTTTACTACCTGatgaatatacatatagtgCCGAGAACTATTTATCTGACAAGG CACGGCGAGAGCGCGCACAACCTGGTGGGGCGCATCGGTGGGGACAGCGCGCTGTCGGCGCGCGGGCGGCAGTACGCGCGCGCGCTCGCCGGCTACATCGAGCAGCAGCGCATCCCGGGCCTGCGCGTGTGGACCTCGTGGATGAAGCGCGCCATCCAGACTGTTACCGACGTGCGCGCGCCGCAGGAGCGCTGGAAGGCGCTCAACGAGATCGACGCG GGCATATGCGAGGAGATGACGTACGCAGAAATCCAGGAGAAATACCCAACGGACTTCAACGCGAGGGACGCCAACAAGTTTGCATACCGGTACCCTCGGGGAGAGAGCTACGAGGATCTGGTGGCCAGGCTGGAGCCCGTCATCATGGAGCTGGAGAGACAGGGCAACGTGCTGGTGGTCTCCCACCAGGCGGTGATGAGGTGCCTGCTGGCGTACTTCTTGGATAAGTCCGCTG AAGAGCTCCCCTACCTCCACGTACCGCTCCACACCGTGATCAAGCTCACGCCAGTCGCGTACGGGTGTAGAGAGGAGCACATCAAGCTGTCCGTCGATGCCGTGGACACGCACCGGCCGAAACCCTCT GTGATACCAGCCCCGCCTATAAAGCCTCCAGTGCCGCCAATTTTGAACGGCGACGCGAACGGCGAAGATAAAGACAATCAACATTAA